From one Acidibrevibacterium fodinaquatile genomic stretch:
- a CDS encoding glycosyltransferase, translating to MIRITTFEDIIRAIFDGEWYRSHYPDIANTGIDPLSHYLSFGLAEGRDPNRFFDSQWYRQTYPDVAAAGIPPFLHYLQFGASELRNPHPRFDAAYYVFLHPEAAGNPLFFHATHGAAQGFPTARGFDLAAYLPSPGPAPALPPGLLVDVVIPVYRGLGETRRCLAAVLADLAAPLGDVIVIDDCSPEPALSAWLDRLNETGAIRLIRPPRNLGFVAAVNRGIQAAGDRDVVLLNSDTEVPRGWLKRLAAHAYGGARIATVSPFSNNATICSYPNLDGGELPPPLDFAAIDAATRAVNVGRAVDIPVTVGSCMYVRRAAIEEIGDFDRDYFGHGYGEEVDFCLRASARGWRHLLACDVFIYHAGEVSFGSGSEARDEGVRRINERYPHFSRTISLWVRFGVADSARFALSAELFRRSGSPTILMISHDLGGGIERHLETLAERLEGRANLLLLHPEAGGFKLSIPGFPGHPKLAMTADQIDDLVVLLKNFAVRRVHVHHLMRFYDADLAPLLRRLDVPFDFTVHDYYTICPQVNLLPWLDAHYCGEPGPAVCNACIAARPAHGARDILAWRARYRFLFAEADRVLCPSEDVRSRLARYGLAGRAVVAPHERVAGPHWPLRINPLPPARARRRALRVALLGVLANQKGLPAVAALAATMATEIELHLIGYPEAPLPAPLAERLTVSGEYAEADLPGLIAKLRPHALWFPAQWPETWSYTLSAAIASGLPIVASKIGAFPERLAGRPLTWLVPPDAPPEAWRAAFAALRDQIASGQVPRAGPRRQEADFYEADYLAPLLAAPRPAPARRETPPDSAPRDLRRPGKLTVILVPERLAGGVLSPCAYIRLALPLDHPEIAAAIEVTHASPEEALHLRADVLATHRYAVTDLDMAAALGAHCRRFGMRLVYDLDDDLLAIPREHPEADVLAPRGAAVARMVGEADHVTVSTAVLRDRLAEHRGVRRGGVAVVANGLDERLWQARPAARTGGALRILVMGTTTHDADFRLIAGALARLAEDFGERVEIEVCGMTHDDLPAGIQRIAPPPGRGESYPGFIAWLAGRPGWHLGLAPLAASRFNDAKSAIKAFDYAALGLAVLASDVPAYRGSLADGQGGWLVENAEEAWYQAVARLIRDPALAARLAHAAHAAYLATATLSVQAPRRRAAWHALVAPAKPDGDGARARSAGARNAAAAIRALSSQKPNHRK from the coding sequence GTGATCAGAATAACCACCTTCGAAGACATCATTCGGGCGATCTTCGACGGCGAGTGGTATCGGTCACACTATCCGGATATCGCCAATACCGGGATCGATCCGCTTTCACATTATCTCTCCTTCGGTCTCGCCGAGGGCCGCGATCCGAACCGGTTTTTCGACAGCCAATGGTATCGCCAGACCTACCCCGATGTCGCCGCCGCCGGCATCCCGCCATTTCTCCATTATCTCCAATTCGGCGCGAGTGAGTTGCGCAACCCGCATCCGCGCTTCGACGCTGCCTATTATGTGTTTCTTCATCCCGAGGCGGCGGGCAATCCGCTGTTTTTCCACGCGACCCATGGCGCGGCGCAAGGTTTCCCGACGGCCCGCGGCTTCGATCTCGCCGCCTATCTGCCATCGCCCGGCCCGGCGCCGGCGCTGCCGCCGGGGCTTCTCGTCGATGTCGTCATCCCGGTCTATCGCGGATTGGGGGAGACGCGGCGTTGTCTCGCCGCGGTGCTTGCCGACCTTGCGGCGCCACTCGGCGATGTCATCGTCATCGATGATTGCTCGCCCGAGCCGGCGCTTTCGGCTTGGCTCGATCGGCTGAACGAGACCGGGGCGATCCGCCTCATTCGGCCGCCGCGCAATCTCGGCTTCGTCGCCGCCGTCAATCGCGGCATCCAAGCGGCCGGTGACCGGGACGTGGTCCTGCTCAACAGCGATACCGAGGTGCCACGCGGCTGGCTCAAACGTCTCGCCGCGCACGCTTACGGCGGGGCGCGGATCGCCACCGTCTCGCCATTTTCCAACAACGCGACGATTTGCTCCTATCCCAATCTCGACGGCGGCGAACTCCCCCCGCCTCTCGATTTCGCCGCGATCGATGCCGCAACGCGCGCCGTCAATGTCGGGCGCGCGGTGGATATTCCGGTCACCGTCGGCTCTTGCATGTATGTCCGCCGCGCCGCGATCGAGGAGATCGGCGATTTCGACCGCGATTATTTCGGCCATGGCTATGGCGAGGAGGTCGATTTCTGTCTGCGCGCCAGCGCCCGCGGCTGGCGCCATCTGCTCGCCTGCGATGTTTTCATCTATCACGCCGGCGAGGTGAGTTTTGGCAGCGGCTCGGAGGCGCGCGACGAGGGCGTGCGCCGCATCAACGAGCGCTATCCGCATTTTTCCCGCACGATCAGCCTTTGGGTGCGCTTCGGCGTTGCCGATTCGGCGCGCTTTGCCCTGAGTGCGGAACTGTTCCGCCGCTCGGGGTCGCCGACCATCCTGATGATAAGCCACGATCTCGGCGGCGGCATCGAGCGCCACCTCGAGACGCTCGCGGAGCGCCTCGAGGGGCGTGCCAACCTGCTGCTGCTGCACCCCGAAGCGGGCGGTTTCAAGCTCAGTATCCCGGGCTTTCCCGGCCATCCCAAACTTGCCATGACCGCCGACCAGATCGACGATCTCGTCGTCCTGCTCAAAAACTTCGCCGTGCGCCGGGTGCATGTGCATCATCTGATGCGGTTTTATGACGCCGATCTCGCGCCCTTGCTGCGCCGCCTCGATGTGCCGTTCGATTTCACGGTGCATGATTATTACACGATCTGTCCGCAGGTGAATTTGCTGCCCTGGCTCGATGCCCATTATTGCGGCGAGCCGGGGCCGGCGGTTTGCAACGCCTGCATCGCCGCCCGCCCGGCGCACGGCGCGCGCGACATTTTGGCGTGGCGGGCGCGCTATCGGTTCCTGTTCGCCGAAGCCGACCGGGTTTTGTGTCCGAGCGAGGATGTGCGGTCGCGGCTTGCGCGTTATGGCCTCGCCGGGCGTGCGGTGGTGGCGCCGCATGAACGGGTGGCCGGGCCGCATTGGCCGCTCCGCATCAATCCCCTGCCGCCGGCGCGGGCGCGCCGGCGGGCGCTGCGTGTTGCGCTCCTCGGCGTGCTCGCGAACCAAAAGGGGCTGCCGGCGGTGGCCGCGCTGGCGGCGACGATGGCGACGGAGATCGAGCTGCATCTGATCGGTTATCCCGAGGCGCCGCTGCCGGCGCCGCTCGCCGAGCGGCTGACGGTGAGCGGGGAATACGCCGAGGCCGACCTGCCGGGGCTCATCGCCAAGCTCCGCCCGCATGCGCTGTGGTTCCCGGCGCAGTGGCCGGAGACCTGGAGCTATACCCTGAGTGCTGCGATCGCGAGCGGTCTGCCGATCGTCGCCTCGAAAATCGGGGCGTTTCCCGAGCGCCTCGCCGGCCGACCGCTCACCTGGCTGGTGCCGCCGGATGCGCCACCCGAGGCCTGGCGCGCGGCGTTCGCCGCCCTTCGCGACCAAATCGCCAGCGGGCAGGTGCCGCGCGCCGGGCCGCGGCGCCAGGAGGCAGATTTTTACGAGGCCGATTATCTCGCGCCGCTGCTCGCCGCGCCGCGCCCGGCCCCGGCGAGGCGCGAGACGCCACCCGACAGCGCGCCGCGCGATTTGCGGCGGCCGGGCAAGCTCACCGTCATCCTGGTGCCCGAGCGCCTCGCCGGCGGGGTGCTGAGCCCCTGCGCCTATATCCGTCTTGCGCTCCCGCTCGACCACCCCGAGATCGCCGCCGCGATCGAAGTGACCCACGCGAGCCCCGAGGAAGCGCTCCATCTCCGCGCGGATGTGCTCGCGACCCATCGTTACGCCGTCACCGATCTCGATATGGCGGCGGCGCTCGGCGCGCATTGCCGGCGGTTTGGCATGCGTCTCGTCTATGATCTCGACGATGATCTGCTGGCGATCCCGCGCGAGCACCCCGAAGCGGATGTGCTCGCGCCGCGCGGCGCCGCGGTCGCGCGCATGGTGGGCGAGGCCGATCATGTGACGGTCTCCACCGCGGTTTTGCGCGACCGCCTGGCCGAGCACCGGGGGGTGCGGCGCGGGGGGGTGGCGGTGGTTGCGAACGGGCTCGATGAGCGGCTCTGGCAGGCGCGGCCGGCGGCGCGCACTGGCGGGGCATTGCGCATCCTGGTGATGGGGACCACGACCCATGACGCGGATTTTCGCCTCATCGCCGGGGCGCTCGCCCGTCTTGCGGAGGATTTCGGCGAACGCGTCGAGATCGAGGTCTGCGGCATGACGCATGACGATCTGCCGGCGGGGATTCAACGCATCGCACCGCCGCCGGGACGAGGCGAGAGCTATCCCGGCTTCATCGCCTGGCTCGCTGGCCGGCCGGGCTGGCATCTCGGCCTCGCCCCGCTCGCCGCCAGCCGCTTCAATGACGCCAAATCGGCGATCAAGGCGTTTGATTACGCGGCACTCGGCCTTGCCGTTCTCGCCTCCGACGTGCCCGCCTATCGCGGCTCGCTCGCCGATGGTCAGGGGGGATGGCTGGTCGAGAATGCCGAGGAAGCCTGGTATCAGGCGGTCGCTCGCCTGATCCGCGACCCGGCGCTCGCCGCGCGCCTGGCGCATGCGGCGCATGCGGCTTACCTCGCCACGGCAACGCTCAGCGTCCAAGCGCCGCGCCGGCGCGCCGCTTGGCATGCGCTGGTTGCCCCCGCCAAGCCGGATGGCGACGGCGCCCGCGCCCGCAGCGCCGGCGCGCGAAATGCGGCGGCGGCAATCCGCGCGCTTTCGTCACAAAAACCGAACCACCGAAAATGA
- a CDS encoding DUF3035 domain-containing protein translates to MLKISPALKMGAKLSERGRNRIRDLGKLFFFEKKNQKTFVPFLRSGQRRRRCLTDKRLFASFSSEKEDSTSLLTKIFLPLLAVFALAGCDHGGNDVAQTFGGLVDVPFEFEVTTRTPLEMPKTDNLVPPNPEASGPPQQSLRQQAEAVLAPQLALAASAAAKPSAGEEALLKAAGPPAPKNIRVLVDNSADERSTARGLSDVIDFWRPRAQPVPETLDAAAEAARIKAAKASGKSLTDGPIPILKAQNPGLFQGLF, encoded by the coding sequence ATGCTAAAAATCTCGCCGGCATTGAAAATGGGCGCTAAACTTAGCGAGCGTGGACGCAACCGTATAAGGGATTTAGGGAAATTGTTCTTTTTTGAAAAAAAGAACCAAAAAACTTTTGTCCCGTTTCTTCGGAGCGGGCAGCGCCGTCGGCGCTGCCTAACAGACAAACGTCTTTTTGCTTCTTTTTCTTCAGAAAAAGAAGACTCTACTTCTTTATTGACTAAAATATTTCTTCCTCTTCTCGCTGTTTTTGCTCTCGCTGGCTGCGATCATGGCGGCAACGATGTTGCGCAGACATTTGGCGGTCTCGTCGATGTCCCGTTCGAATTCGAGGTGACGACGCGCACGCCGCTCGAGATGCCGAAAACCGACAATCTCGTCCCACCGAATCCCGAGGCGTCCGGCCCGCCGCAGCAGAGCTTGCGCCAGCAGGCGGAGGCGGTGCTGGCGCCGCAGCTCGCTCTCGCCGCGTCGGCGGCGGCCAAGCCTTCGGCGGGCGAGGAGGCGCTGCTCAAAGCCGCCGGTCCGCCCGCGCCAAAAAACATCCGCGTCCTCGTCGACAATAGCGCCGACGAGCGCAGCACCGCGCGCGGCTTGTCCGACGTGATCGACTTCTGGCGCCCGCGCGCACAGCCGGTGCCCGAGACGCTGGACGCGGCCGCCGAAGCGGCGCGGATCAAGGCGGCGAAAGCGTCCGGCAAAAGCCTGACCGATGGTCCCATTCCCATCCTCAAGGCACAAAATCCTGGGCTATTTCAGGGCTTGTTCTGA
- the lspA gene encoding signal peptidase II, whose translation MPRGSGMKGRRLALGLAVALIVLALDQASKLWVLHGLALAARGPLVLLPVLNFVLVWNRGVTFGMLNGLGAWASPALVFGALVIVAALGVWLSRAENALVAGALGAIAGGAVGNIIDRLRFGAVVDFIQAHIGHLSWYVFNVADSAIVCGVAVLLLEGLRRRPDAKNLAGIENGR comes from the coding sequence GTGCCGCGCGGCAGCGGCATGAAGGGGCGGCGCCTCGCGCTCGGGCTCGCCGTCGCCCTTATCGTGCTGGCGCTCGATCAGGCGAGCAAGCTCTGGGTGCTGCATGGCCTCGCTCTCGCTGCGCGCGGCCCGCTGGTGCTTTTGCCGGTGCTGAATTTCGTTCTGGTGTGGAACCGTGGCGTCACTTTCGGGATGCTGAACGGGCTCGGCGCCTGGGCGAGCCCGGCCCTGGTGTTCGGCGCCCTCGTCATCGTCGCCGCGCTTGGCGTTTGGCTCAGCCGCGCCGAAAACGCGCTGGTCGCCGGCGCGCTCGGCGCCATCGCCGGTGGCGCGGTCGGCAATATCATCGATCGGCTGCGTTTCGGCGCCGTGGTCGATTTCATCCAGGCCCATATCGGGCATCTTTCCTGGTATGTCTTCAACGTCGCCGACTCCGCCATCGTCTGCGGCGTCGCTGTCCTGCTTCTGGAGGGGCTGCGCCGGCGTCCCGATGCTAAAAATCTCGCCGGCATTGAAAATGGGCGCTAA
- the ileS gene encoding isoleucine--tRNA ligase → MTENPPPEADREMDYRATVFLPRTGFPMRADLPRREPEILARWQAIGLFEKIRAASSGRKKFILHDGPPYANGNLHIGTALNKILKDVINRTRQMAGFDADYIPGWDCHGLPIEWKIEEEYRKSGRDKDAVPILDFRAECRAYAAHWMQVQGEEFKRLGVEGDFAHRYATMDYAAESAIVAEIGKFLMNGALYRGLRPVMWSPVEKTALAEAEIEYHDHKSTAIWVRFPIVRATSHYDGHSSRGSNEDLHGSSIVIWTTTPWTIPGNEAIAFNERMTYALITVTGIAPGSLAIVGEKLLVGRDLLAQFCGAVGITGYDIIREMPGNGPEMAAITCDHPLDGYPLGAAPGKEAVNYGYAGLIPLIAAGFVTAEQGTGFVHIAPGHGPDDFELGRDKNLTIPDTVGPDGTFNEWVPLFAGLHVYKAADRVCEELKKARRKAGQKAGALLGREEFVHSYPHSWRSKAPVIFRATPQWFIRMDGEEKIREKALQAIAETHFVPEQGRNRIGAMVAARPDWCISRQRAWGVPIAVFVHRASGEPLRDPEVMARIVAAFETEGADAWYASPPERFLGKNYDPAEYEQVTDIVDVWFESGSTHAFVLEARHLPWPADLYLEGSDQHRGWFHSSLLESVGTRGRAPFKAVLTHGFVLDEQGRKMSKSLGNVVAPQEVMKDYGADILRLWVMMSDTTEDLRIGREILKQQAELYRRLRNTLRWLLGCLDGFSEDERVAYAEMPELERYILHRLTELDTRIRRAVETYDWTGIYPEIHTFCANDLSAFYFDIRKDSLYCDRPDSPRRRAARTVLDHLHRALCTWLAPVLCFTAEEAWCARFGEENSVHLETFPEMPAEWRDEVLAARWEKIREWRGMTTLSIERERSEGRLRSSLEAGAILPSETERETLLDADTWADVLIVSKVQFASSANGLSFGATSAPGQKCARCWKVLEEVGENKKHPKLCRRCADAVESGLVCRAAAA, encoded by the coding sequence ATGACCGAAAATCCCCCCCCCGAAGCCGATCGCGAGATGGATTATCGCGCAACAGTGTTCCTGCCCCGCACCGGCTTTCCGATGCGCGCCGATCTGCCGCGGCGCGAGCCGGAAATCCTCGCCCGCTGGCAAGCGATCGGGCTCTTTGAGAAAATCCGCGCGGCCTCCTCGGGGCGGAAAAAATTCATCCTCCATGACGGGCCGCCCTATGCCAACGGCAATCTTCATATCGGGACGGCACTCAACAAGATTCTGAAGGATGTCATCAATCGCACCCGTCAAATGGCGGGGTTTGACGCCGATTATATCCCGGGCTGGGATTGTCATGGTCTGCCGATCGAATGGAAGATCGAGGAGGAATACCGCAAATCCGGCCGCGACAAGGATGCCGTCCCGATCCTCGATTTCCGCGCCGAGTGCCGCGCCTATGCCGCGCATTGGATGCAGGTCCAGGGCGAGGAATTCAAACGCCTCGGCGTCGAGGGCGATTTCGCGCATCGTTACGCGACGATGGATTATGCGGCGGAAAGCGCGATCGTTGCCGAAATCGGCAAGTTTCTCATGAACGGCGCGCTCTATCGTGGCTTGCGCCCGGTGATGTGGTCGCCGGTGGAAAAAACCGCGCTCGCTGAGGCCGAGATCGAGTATCACGATCATAAATCGACGGCGATCTGGGTCAGGTTTCCGATTGTACGAGCAACCAGCCACTATGACGGACATTCCTCCAGGGGCTCAAATGAGGACCTGCATGGAAGTTCGATCGTCATTTGGACAACGACGCCGTGGACGATACCCGGCAACGAAGCGATCGCATTCAATGAGCGCATGACATACGCCTTGATCACGGTGACAGGTATCGCGCCGGGATCTCTGGCGATCGTTGGCGAGAAGCTGTTGGTGGGCAGGGATCTCCTGGCGCAATTTTGCGGCGCCGTTGGCATAACGGGCTATGACATTATCCGAGAAATGCCTGGTAATGGCCCGGAAATGGCGGCGATCACATGCGATCATCCTTTAGACGGATATCCTTTGGGGGCGGCTCCGGGAAAAGAAGCCGTCAATTATGGTTATGCAGGATTGATACCGTTGATAGCGGCCGGCTTTGTCACCGCCGAGCAAGGCACCGGCTTCGTCCATATCGCGCCCGGGCATGGTCCGGATGATTTTGAGCTTGGTCGCGATAAGAATCTCACGATTCCCGATACCGTCGGGCCGGATGGCACGTTCAACGAATGGGTGCCGCTGTTTGCTGGCTTGCACGTTTACAAAGCCGCAGACCGCGTTTGCGAGGAGTTAAAGAAGGCCAGACGGAAGGCCGGACAGAAGGCCGGCGCGTTGCTGGGACGCGAGGAATTCGTCCATTCCTACCCGCATTCCTGGCGCTCGAAAGCGCCGGTGATTTTCCGCGCAACGCCGCAATGGTTCATCCGCATGGATGGCGAGGAAAAAATCCGCGAAAAAGCGCTGCAAGCGATTGCCGAAACCCATTTTGTCCCGGAGCAAGGGCGCAATCGCATCGGCGCGATGGTCGCCGCGCGGCCGGACTGGTGCATCTCGCGCCAGCGCGCCTGGGGCGTCCCGATTGCCGTCTTCGTCCACCGCGCGAGCGGCGAGCCGCTCCGTGATCCCGAGGTGATGGCGCGCATCGTTGCCGCGTTCGAGACCGAAGGCGCCGATGCCTGGTATGCTTCGCCGCCCGAACGATTCTTGGGCAAAAACTACGACCCGGCCGAGTACGAGCAGGTCACGGACATCGTCGATGTCTGGTTCGAGAGCGGCTCAACCCATGCGTTCGTCTTGGAAGCGCGCCACCTCCCCTGGCCGGCCGATCTTTATCTTGAGGGATCGGATCAGCATCGCGGCTGGTTCCATTCCTCGCTCCTCGAGTCGGTGGGGACGCGCGGGCGGGCGCCGTTCAAGGCGGTGCTGACGCATGGCTTCGTGCTCGACGAGCAGGGGCGGAAAATGTCGAAATCGCTCGGCAATGTCGTCGCCCCGCAGGAGGTGATGAAGGACTATGGCGCCGATATTTTGCGCCTTTGGGTGATGATGTCAGACACCACCGAGGATTTGCGCATCGGCCGCGAAATCTTGAAGCAGCAGGCCGAGCTTTATCGGCGGCTCCGCAACACGCTGCGTTGGCTGCTCGGCTGTCTCGATGGATTTTCCGAGGACGAGCGGGTCGCGTATGCCGAGATGCCGGAACTCGAGCGCTATATCCTCCATCGCCTGACCGAACTCGACACCCGCATCCGCCGCGCCGTTGAGACCTATGACTGGACTGGAATCTATCCCGAAATCCATACCTTCTGCGCAAACGACCTCTCGGCGTTTTATTTCGATATTCGGAAAGACTCGCTCTATTGCGACCGGCCCGATAGCCCGCGCCGCCGCGCCGCCCGCACCGTTCTTGATCATCTCCATCGCGCGCTCTGCACTTGGCTCGCACCGGTGCTCTGCTTCACCGCGGAGGAAGCGTGGTGCGCGCGCTTTGGCGAGGAGAACAGCGTGCATCTGGAAACTTTTCCCGAGATGCCGGCCGAGTGGCGCGATGAGGTGCTCGCGGCGCGGTGGGAAAAAATTCGCGAGTGGCGCGGAATGACAACGCTCTCGATAGAAAGGGAGCGCAGCGAAGGAAGACTCCGGTCATCGCTCGAAGCCGGAGCCATTCTGCCCTCTGAGACAGAACGCGAGACGCTGCTCGATGCCGACACCTGGGCGGATGTGCTGATCGTCTCAAAAGTCCAATTCGCATCCTCGGCCAACGGGCTGAGTTTCGGCGCGACCTCCGCCCCCGGCCAGAAATGCGCGCGTTGTTGGAAAGTGCTCGAAGAGGTCGGCGAGAACAAAAAACACCCGAAACTCTGCCGCCGCTGCGCCGATGCCGTGGAATCGGGGCTGGTGTGCCGCGCGGCAGCGGCATGA
- a CDS encoding bifunctional riboflavin kinase/FAD synthetase — protein MIRIFHDWRDLPPDARGASVALGNFDGVHLGHAQVIAAAHAARPDAPLAVLTFEPHPREVFRPDDPPFRLTPSALRARLLGEHGVRLLYELRFDRAFSDLSADAFIGEVLAAGIGARHLACGPDFAFGHRRGGDVALLAARAEALGIGLSIVPPLADAEGRISSSRIRRLLRDGYPERAGALLGRPFAIEGVVAHGDARGRLLGFPTANLPLGPVLEPARGVYAVRVTLADGRRLEGVANLGRRPTLGGDPETRLEAHLFDFAEDIYGETITVSLIAYLREERKFPDLAALQAQIAADAAAARAALDRDRSAFA, from the coding sequence GTGATCCGCATTTTTCATGACTGGCGTGACCTGCCGCCGGACGCACGAGGCGCGAGCGTCGCGCTCGGCAATTTCGATGGCGTCCATCTCGGCCACGCCCAGGTCATCGCCGCCGCCCACGCCGCCCGCCCCGATGCGCCGCTCGCGGTGCTCACCTTCGAGCCGCATCCGCGCGAGGTCTTCCGCCCCGATGATCCGCCGTTCCGGCTCACCCCGAGCGCGTTGCGGGCGCGGCTGCTCGGCGAGCACGGGGTTCGCCTGCTCTACGAACTCCGTTTCGATCGCGCCTTCAGCGATCTCTCGGCCGACGCGTTCATCGGCGAGGTGCTGGCGGCGGGGATTGGTGCGCGCCATCTCGCCTGCGGGCCGGATTTCGCCTTCGGGCACCGACGTGGCGGCGATGTCGCGCTGCTCGCGGCGCGCGCCGAGGCGCTCGGCATCGGGCTTTCGATCGTCCCGCCGCTCGCGGACGCGGAGGGGCGGATTTCCTCGAGCCGCATCCGCCGCCTGCTGCGCGATGGCTACCCGGAGCGCGCGGGCGCGCTTCTCGGCCGCCCCTTCGCGATCGAGGGGGTGGTCGCGCATGGCGATGCGCGCGGCCGCTTGCTCGGCTTCCCGACCGCCAATCTGCCGCTCGGGCCGGTTTTGGAGCCGGCGCGCGGGGTCTATGCCGTGCGTGTCACGCTGGCCGATGGCAGGCGTCTCGAGGGGGTTGCCAATCTTGGCCGCAGGCCGACGCTCGGCGGCGATCCGGAAACCCGGCTGGAAGCGCATCTTTTTGATTTTGCAGAGGATATCTACGGTGAGACAATCACCGTCAGCCTCATCGCCTATCTCCGCGAGGAGCGCAAATTCCCCGATCTCGCGGCGTTGCAGGCGCAGATCGCCGCCGATGCCGCCGCCGCCCGCGCCGCGCTTGACCGCGATCGCAGCGCATTCGCATAG
- a CDS encoding OmpA family protein — protein sequence MRRFSWLLLGGVLLPFAAGAQPIEGLYVSGGAGANLLMNQPLTPSPALGALGGGNLQYNAGAAFEGSVGYGFGNGFRLELEGDEMMNSLSARAGALLPSTVSGSTQDYGFMANALFDLDIGSRYVFPYFGVGLGYQWTNFGNLRVTTPAAGSDFTGNGTAGSLAGQGIVGLSFPVPHVPGLSITTEYRFLGLIGPEHFGATLGPIGGAGRAIGTQEVSDNLNQMFMVGLRYAFSVKPPPPITPAAASPPPAAPAPAPARTYLVFFDWDRADLSDRARQIIAEAAANAAHIAETRITVNGYTDRSGSATANQALSLRRANAVAAELVRDGVAKDTITIKGFGETHPLVATAAGVREPQNRRVEIIIGNEAEDAKKPQT from the coding sequence ATGCGGCGATTTTCGTGGTTGCTTCTCGGGGGTGTTTTGTTGCCGTTTGCGGCCGGCGCCCAGCCCATCGAGGGGCTTTACGTCTCCGGCGGCGCTGGCGCCAATCTTTTGATGAATCAGCCGCTTACCCCGTCGCCCGCGCTCGGCGCGCTCGGCGGCGGCAATCTGCAATATAACGCCGGCGCGGCGTTCGAGGGCAGCGTTGGCTACGGCTTCGGCAACGGTTTCCGCCTCGAACTCGAAGGCGACGAGATGATGAACTCGCTCTCGGCGCGGGCCGGCGCCCTGCTGCCGAGCACGGTTTCCGGCTCGACGCAGGATTATGGCTTCATGGCCAATGCCTTGTTCGATCTCGATATCGGGTCGCGTTACGTTTTCCCCTATTTCGGCGTCGGCCTCGGCTATCAATGGACCAATTTCGGCAATCTCCGGGTCACGACGCCGGCCGCCGGCAGCGACTTCACCGGCAACGGCACGGCGGGGAGCCTCGCCGGGCAGGGTATCGTCGGCCTTTCCTTCCCCGTCCCGCACGTGCCGGGGCTTTCGATCACCACCGAATACCGCTTCCTCGGCCTGATCGGGCCCGAGCATTTCGGCGCGACGCTAGGGCCGATCGGCGGCGCTGGGCGCGCCATCGGCACCCAGGAGGTCTCCGACAACCTCAATCAGATGTTCATGGTGGGGCTGCGTTACGCATTCTCGGTCAAGCCGCCGCCGCCGATCACCCCGGCGGCCGCCAGCCCGCCGCCGGCAGCCCCCGCGCCGGCGCCGGCGCGGACTTATCTCGTGTTCTTCGATTGGGATCGCGCTGACCTCAGCGACCGCGCCCGGCAAATCATCGCCGAAGCCGCCGCCAATGCCGCCCACATCGCCGAGACCCGCATCACCGTGAACGGCTACACCGATCGGAGCGGGAGTGCCACCGCCAATCAAGCGCTATCGCTGCGCCGCGCCAACGCCGTCGCCGCCGAGCTGGTGCGTGACGGGGTCGCGAAGGACACGATCACCATCAAGGGCTTCGGCGAGACCCACCCGCTGGTTGCGACCGCCGCCGGCGTGCGCGAGCCACAAAACCGGCGCGTCGAAATCATCATCGGCAACGAGGCGGAAGACGCGAAAAAGCCTCAGACATAA
- a CDS encoding flagellin gives MSGAISSNYALAPSSYGMLGELVQGASTVQTQLDALAQQASTGNISQTYSGLGANALTDLNLNTEIAQNNTYVANITSANTTIGITQTVMNQLSKIASGISSQLDNITGTSISTLAEQAQNDLQQVANLLNTQNGTNYIFAGQDASNPPVPNPGAILSSPFFTQIQAAVAGLATNGAATTMATSLSVASSNTLPTAGGTSPFSAALSPPPANFQATVETGPGQSTSVGLLASANTYATSSGPYTTGSYTRDLMNALAMVGSLTPASASAAGFTGLISDIQTSLTGAISAMANEEGGLGATQDSLTATSTTLGNVTTALKTQVSSVQDVNMAQTLSNLTMVQTQLQASYKLIASVQSLSLANYV, from the coding sequence ATGAGCGGCGCGATTTCCAGCAATTATGCGCTTGCGCCTTCATCCTACGGGATGCTCGGCGAATTGGTCCAGGGCGCGAGCACGGTGCAAACCCAGCTCGATGCCCTGGCGCAGCAGGCATCGACCGGCAATATCTCGCAGACCTATTCCGGCCTCGGCGCCAATGCCCTGACCGATCTCAATCTCAATACCGAGATCGCGCAGAACAACACCTATGTCGCCAACATCACGTCCGCGAATACCACGATCGGCATCACCCAGACGGTGATGAACCAGTTGAGCAAGATCGCCTCCGGGATTTCCTCGCAGCTCGACAACATTACCGGCACCTCGATCTCGACGCTCGCCGAGCAAGCGCAGAACGATCTCCAGCAGGTCGCCAATCTCCTCAACACGCAGAACGGCACGAACTATATTTTCGCGGGACAAGACGCGAGCAATCCGCCGGTGCCCAATCCCGGCGCTATCCTCTCCTCGCCGTTTTTCACCCAGATCCAGGCGGCGGTGGCCGGACTTGCGACCAATGGCGCCGCCACCACCATGGCAACCTCGCTCAGTGTCGCGAGTTCCAACACTTTGCCCACGGCCGGCGGCACCTCGCCATTTTCCGCCGCCCTTTCGCCGCCACCAGCGAATTTCCAGGCGACCGTTGAGACCGGGCCCGGCCAAAGCACCTCGGTTGGCCTGCTCGCCAGCGCCAACACCTATGCCACGTCAAGCGGTCCTTACACCACCGGATCCTACACGCGCGATCTCATGAATGCGCTGGCGATGGTTGGCTCGCTCACCCCTGCCAGCGCCAGCGCCGCGGGATTTACCGGCCTGATCAGCGACATCCAAACCTCGCTCACCGGCGCGATCAGCGCCATGGCCAACGAGGAAGGCGGGCTGGGCGCGACCCAGGACAGCCTGACCGCGACCAGCACCACGCTCGGCAATGTCACCACCGCGCTGAAAACCCAGGTCAGCTCGGTCCAGGACGTCAACATGGCGCAGACGCTCTCCAACCTCACCATGGTGCAAACGCAGCTTCAGGCCTCTTATAAACTCATCGCCAGCGTCCAGAGCCTCTCGCTCGCCAATTATGTCTGA